From the genome of Globicephala melas chromosome 11, mGloMel1.2, whole genome shotgun sequence, one region includes:
- the LOC115860592 gene encoding oocyte-expressed protein homolog, which translates to MRLWGKKIPRELLAPDPRAAGSSTADYAGAAGALRDGLLGFPLPPPRIRSRPWWFPVQKLRNLLVFYLEAWLADLIFGPGRAVVPEMEWMSQALLTVDAVHAGKLVEITVFGPPAVQRRVKSVLLSLVPNHREQRARAEKMEQLEEFLKPQAPGPQVPQRPVA; encoded by the coding sequence ATGAGGTTATGGGGAAAGAAAATCCCGCGAGAGCTGCTCGCCCCTGACCCGCGGGCTGCCGGTTCCAGCACAGCCGACTACGCGGGCGCTGCCGGGGCTCTGCGGGACGGGCTGCTGGGGTTTCCACTTCCGCCGCCACGGATTCGCTCCCGGCCGTGGTGGTTTCCTGTGCAGAAGCTGAGGAACCTGCTGGTGTTTTATTTGGAGGCGTGGCTGGCCGACTTGATCTTCGGCCCAGGCCGAGCCGTGGTTCCGGAAATGGAGTGGATGAGCCAGGCCCTGCTGACGGTGGACGCAGTTCACGCCGGGAAGTTGGTGGAAATCACCGTCTTCGGGCCGCCGGCTGTCCAGCGCCGGGTGAAGAGCGTGCTCCTGAGCCTGGTGCCGAATCACCGGGAGCAGCGCGCCCGAGCTGAGAAGATGGAACAACTCGAGGAGTTCTTGAAGCCCCAGGCACCAGGCCCCCAGGTCCCCCAGCGTCCTGTTGCGTAA